A single Apostichopus japonicus isolate 1M-3 chromosome 11, ASM3797524v1, whole genome shotgun sequence DNA region contains:
- the LOC139976225 gene encoding myeloid leukemia factor 2-like yields the protein MFGSPFRGFNDDPFFRDFHENHRRMMGSFFGSPLTHQSPFMAISDGSAGPHGYQLEERDRRRHRQPRQEPQNDLFAMSPFGGFGMMDSVFRNMEQNFERLANDPNSHCYSQSSVMSFSNTGSGAPQYYEATSSTQSAPGGIKEERKTVRDSRTGTQKMAISHKIGDREHKVEKKKDMKSGQIEENQEFVNLDETDAGRFNQEFKQKTSRFHRHRDSHTHRGQPLAIDQGPSYREREEDDHLGRPQAPGRGRKRAVFHDV from the exons AGATTTCCATGAAAATCACAGGAGAATGATGGGAAGTTTCTTTGGGAGTCCTCTCACTCACCAAAGTCCATTTATGGCCATCAGTGATGGCAGTGCTGGTCCCCATGGTTACCAACTTGAAGAGAGAGATAGAAGAAGACACAGACAGCCAAGACAAGAACCACAAAACGATTTATTC GCAATGTCACCATTTGGCGGATTCGGTATGATGGACAGTGTGTTCAGAAACATGGAACAGAACTTT GAGAGACTGGCTAATGACCCTAACAGTCATTGCTACAGCCAATCTTCAGTCATGTCCTTTTCCAACACTGGCAGTGGAGCACCTCAATACTATGAGGCTACATCATCAACACAATCTGCACCAGGCGGG atcaaggaagaaagaaaaacagttcgGGATTCCAGAACGGGCACGCAGAAAATGGCCATTTCCCACAAAATCG GAGACAGAGAGCATAaagttgagaaaaaaaaagatatgaaGTCCGGTCAAATTGAAGAAAACCAAGAATTTGTGAACTTGGATGAAA CTGATGCTGGGAGATTTAACCAAGAATTCAAGCAGAAGACATCACGGTTTCATCGTCATAGagactcacacacacacaggggACAACCGTTAGCAATTGACCAGGGGCCATC GTATCGCGAACGAGAAGAAGATGACCACCTCGGCCGGCCGCAAGCGCCGGGCCGCGGGAGGAAACGGGCCGTATTCCACGATGTTTAA